The region TGACGGCCGTGGGCGTGACGTGGTTGTATGGATTTGACTTCGAGATCAAGGTGGTGGCCAGGCTGCCGGCCTGAGGCCGCACTGCACGCCGCCCGACACTGCCAAGGCGCCGCTGGACGACCAAAGCCGTATCTTCTTATCAAGTAGGCCAGCGCGGCAATATGTGGCGCTGGCCCTATCTCCGCTGTTTAGAAAGCGGCAAGAACCACCATGGCTCCTGGCAGGGCCTTCCCGGGTGCCCCACCGCGCTCGGGAAAAAACCTCAATCGCCTTTTATGTTTCAACCGTTTTTCAGCAAACGCTGAAACATGCCTTTTTACTGAAATATTTGATTTATTTCACTAAAAGGGCTATTTTCAACCTATGCTGAAAAAAAATCCGGTTTCATCCGATAGCTATCCTCAGGCCGTCGAAGCGCGCGCTTGCAATGAGATGTCCGCACTCCTCTCATTGATTCCCCACGTCCAGATCGGGCATATCGATATCCATCCTCCACATGATACGGTCGACTTCACAATCGACGTTCGTACAAGTGGCGGTAACGACGACAACTGGTTGATTGGATGTGAAGTAAAATCCATCGGGCAACCTCGCCACGCCGAAATTGCTGCCCTGAGGCTGAAAGACTGGGCATCCCGCATGCCCGGCAATACGGTAACGATGTTTATCGCACCCTATCTTTCCCCTGCGGTACGTCAACTGTGCAAGGATCGACAGGTAGCTTATCTCGACTTCGCTGGCAATTGTCTGCTGCAATTTTCCAACGTGTATATCGAGCGTTCTGTTGCGGAAGTGCCGCCTGCCGTGCAACGTGAACTTAAATCCATCTACAAGCCCAAATCAGCCCGTGTGCTTCATCTTTTGCTCAGTAGCATCGGGCAAAAATGGAAGGTCCAGGACCTCGCGGACAAAAGCGGAGTCAGCTTGGGCCAGGTCAGTAATATTCGAAAAGCTTTGCTGGAACGAGGATGGGCGTCAGTCTCGAACGGCGGAATGGCGCTGACTGAGCCAAGTGCTCTTCTTGACGAATGGCAAACTGTGTATGAGGGTGTGAAAGGCCAGACTGACAGTTATTACACAACACTGCATGGGCGAGCATTGGAAGATGCTATCCGGCAAACGCTCAGTCATACAAACGACTATGCAAGCTCAGCCGTATTATCGTCCTTTTCGGCCGCCGGCTTCATCGCGCCATATGCAAGGACCGGCAAGACTTATCTATACGCTGACGAGTACGGACTGAACTCTGTAGTAGAGGGGTTGGGACTCAAACTGGCCATGAACGGAAATGTACAAATTACCGTGCCGTCCGACCATGGCCCTTTTTTGAATACCATTTCGCCGGCCGCCGATATTGTCTGCACCAGTCCCGTTCAAACCTATCTTGATCTCTATGTCTCAGGCGAACGCGGACAAGAGGCTGCACAACATCTCCGAGAGGCAAAACTTCTATGGTGACCAGCAACGAACCGCAACATGCAAGCGATTATGAACAGCGCGCGACCGAGGCAGTAAAGTCGGTGTTGGTGGAAATGGGGCAGATCCTCGGCTCCTATCGCGGAAAATTCACCGTCGTCGGAGGGTCCGTGCCATGGCTTTTACTGGCAGCGGATGACATGGAGCATGTCGGCACCATGGATGTCGATATCGCTCTTTCAGCCGAAGCACTGGGCGACGGCGAGTACGCTGAACTCGTAGGATCACTTGTCTCCCACGGCTATCATTATCATGACGGCCGCAGGAAATTTCAGTTACGCCGCACGGTACCTGATGTGGACGGCATGGGATCCATCGATGTGATCGTTGACTTCCTGATGCCACGGGATGCAACCATCTTGAAAAACAATCCACCCCTCGTCGATGATTTTGCCGTTATCCGCGCCAGCGGAGCCGACCTGGCAGTAAAGTACTTCGAACTTGTGCAGGTAAGAGGCAAGATGCCAAATGGTGGCGCCAACCAGGTGGAAATTGCGGTGTGTTCAATACCAGCTTTTCTGGCGATGAAAGGGCATGCGATGCAAGGAAGGTACAAGCAAAAAGATGCCTACGACATCTACTACTCGGTCCGAAATTATCCTGATGGCATAGGTGCACTGGCCGCGAAATGCGCAGAATTGCTTGCTCACGAAAGTGGAAAGCAAGGCTATGATTTCATCAATCAGAAGTTTGACGCTCTGGATGGCTACGGACCTAGCTGTGTCAGGCAGTTTGTCGCGGACTCTGGAGTACTGGATGGGCGGACTCCGGACGAGTGGCAACAGGACGCATTCGGACAGGTCGATGCTTTGATGCATGCGATGAAACTGCGCGGGTGATCTGCATCGGCAGTAGATTCCACGGTCTCGTGCCATTCCAGCAAACAATATTGGAAAAGCATGGTTTTTGCCGGGCTAGCGCCCTTGGCCTCTGGTTCCAGTCTGGAATCCATGGCAACATGGCTGCGCCGTTCTGACAAGCAACGCGCAACAACCGACCATAGTCAAGGAACCCTGTCCATGTCTTTTTATCGCAAGTTTGCCGGCAGCATGCTGCTCGGCATGGCCGCAGCGGGCGCCGCCCATGCGCAAGCGCCGTCTACCGCCGCCGCTTCCACGCCCCCCACCGATCCGCTGCAATGGCTGGAAGAAGTCGCCGGCGAAAAACCGATGGCCTGGGTGCACCAGCATAATGCCGTCAGCACCAAGGAACTGGAAGGCAAGCCAACATTCCCGGCCTTGCAGGCGCGGCTGAAGACCATCCTCAATTCGAAAGAGCGCATTCCGTATGTGAGCAAGGAAGGCGAGTATTACTATAATTTCTGGCGCGACGCCCAGCATGTGCGCGGCATCTGGCGCCGCACCACGCTGGCGCAGTTCCAGCTGCCGGAGCCGGCCTGGGAAACCGTGATCGACCTCGACCAGCTGTCCGCCGGCGAGAACGAAAACTGGGTCTGGGGCGGCGCGTCCTGCCTGTATCCGAAAGGCGAACGCTGCCTCATTTCGCTGTCGCGCGGCGGCGGCGACGCCAAGGTGGTGCGCGAATACGATGTCGCCAAACGCGCCTTCGTGGCGGACGGTTTCACCCTGCCCGAAGCGAAAAGCAACGCCAGCTGGATCAACGACGACACCCTGTTCGTGTCCACCGATTTCGGCCCCGGTTCGATGACCAGCTCGGGCTATCCGCGCATCATCAAAGAGTGGAAGCGCGGCACGCCATTGGAGCAGGCCAAAACGCTGTACGAAGCCAGGCCGGACGACATGAGCGCCGGCGCCTACAAGGATTTCACGCCCGGCCATGAATACCAGTTTGTCGAGCGCCAGATCGATTTCTACAGCGGCGAGATGTTCCTGCGCGAAGGCGACAGCCTGAACAAGGTACCGAAACCGGACGACGCCACGGCCGCTACCATGCGCGACCAGCTGGTGATCAACCTGCGCTCGGACTGGAAAGTCAACGGCACGACCTACCCGCAAGGCGCCGTACTGGCGACCGATTTCAAGTCCTTCATGCAGGGCAAGCAGGAATTCGAGGTGCTGTTTGCGCCCACCGCCACCTCCTCGCTCGACAATATGTCGGCGACCAAATCGGCCATCTTGCTGACCACGCTGGACAAGGTGAAAAACCGCCTGACGGAACTGCGCCATGTGAATGGCAAATGGCAGCGCCGCGTGGTCGACGCGCCCAAGCTGGGCACCCTGGCGGCCAGCCCGCTCGATGCGGTCGACTCGGACCAGTACTTCCTGACCGTGACCGATTTCCTGACCCCCACCACGCTGTACCTGGCCACGGCCGGCAGCGACCAGCGCACGAAGATCAAGTCGCTGCCCGCCTATTTCGACGCCAGTCCGTACAAGGTGGAACAGTTCGAATCGACCTCGAAGGATGGCACCAAAGTGCCGTATTTCGTCATCATGAACAAGAAGACCAGATACGACGGCAAGAACCCCACCGTGCTGTACGGCTATGGCGGCTTCGAAGTCTCGCTCAAGCCCAGCTACAGCAGCATTACCGGCACTGCCTGGCTGAGCCAGGGCGGCGTGTACGTGCTGGCCAATATCCGCGGCGGCGGCGAATTCGGCCCGCGCTGGCACCAGGCGGCGCTGAAGGAAAACCGCCAGCGCGCCTATGACGATTTCATCTCGGTGGCGCAGGACCTGATCAAGCGCAAGCTGACCAGCCCGCGCCACCTGGGCATCATGGGCGGCAGCAATGGCGGCCTGCTGGTGGGCGCCGTGCTGACGCAGCGGCCGGACCTGTTCAACGCCGTGGTCAGCCAGGTGCCGCTGCTCGACATGCGCCGCTATAACAAGCTGCTGGCCGGCGCTTCCTGGATGGGCGAATATGGCGACCCGGACGTGCCGGAACAATGGGCCTACATCAGCAAGTACTCGCCCTACCAGAACGTCTTCAAGGATAAAAAATATCCGCGCGTATTCTTTACCACCTCGACCCGCGACGACCGGGTCCACCCCGGCCACGCGCGCAAGATGGTGGCCAAGATGGAAGAGCAAGGCCACGACGTGCTGTACTGGGAAAATACGGAAGGCGGCCATGCGGGCGCCGCCAATAACGACCAGCAGGCGCTGATGTGGGCGCTGACGTATACCTTCCTGCAGGGGCAGTTGAAATAATTACCTGGCTTGCGCGCTTGGCCGCTCGGCAATCCGGTCGCGCCAGGCTTGCAGATGTTCCAACCCTTCCGCGCCCGGCCGGTATTTCATCAGGCCGCGCGCGAATTCCAGCGCGCAGAACGCGGTGATGTCGGCGATGGTAAACCGCGCGCCGGCCACATACGGCTGGCGCGCCAGCAATTGATCCAGCCACTGCGCCGTCTCGCGCATCTTGGCGCCCTGCGCCGCGCCAAAGTCGGGGAACTGCGGATTTTCCAGCACCGCCAGCGCCGGATGGCTGTGGCGCACGCAGTTGGCCACGCCCAGGAACAGATGCAGTTCCACCCGGCGGTCGGCCATTTCGATAAAGGCGCGCTCCTCGAACCCTTCGCCCATCAGGTTCGGTTCCGGCTGCAGCCCTTCCAGATAGGTACAGATGGCGCGCGTTTCGGCCAGCACGCGCCCGTCCGGCAGCTCCAGCGCCGGCACCCTGCCCATCGGATTTTTTTCCAAAAATCCCGGATCGCGGTGCTGGCCCGCCATCAGGTCGAGCGAGACTTCCGCGATGCCGGCGATGCCTTTTTCGGCGATGAACATGGTGACGCGGCGTGGATTGGGCGTGCGGGGGCTGACATACAGTTTCATGGGGGTCTCCGGGTTGTCGTCTTGTTTATTACAGCTTGTATCTTATCAGCCGCCGCAGGCGCCGGCGTTTGACTTTGCCCCGGTTTACAACTAGATTGCTGGACGGGAATGCTGGCCACGCCATGCCGACGCCAGCGCACCCACCCCTCTTCCATTGCGCCATCCGCTTACAAGGCCGGCTGGCGCCACACTCTTTATCAACAGGGTTTTCATGCACCGCAATCTTTCACGCAACCGTATCGCCGCCGCCGTCATCCTCGCGCTGGCGTCCTTGACCAGCCATGCCGCGCATGCAACGGCGCCTCAGGCGTCGGCCAGCCACGCCCTTTCCACCACCACGCAATTGCCGCGCGGCGTCACGCCCAGCCACTACGCGCTGTCACTGACGCCCGATGCGCAGGCGGCCACGTTTACGGCCAATGTGGTGATCACGGTGGACGTCGCCGCGCCGACCAACGCAGTTACCCTCAATGCGCTGGAACTGGCCTTTGTCGGTGCCACCGCCGAAGGCGCGGGCGGCACGCAGCAGGCCAGCAAGATCGATGTCGATGCGGCCACGCAGACGGCCACCCTGCATTTTGCCCAGCCGCTGGCCAAGGGCAAGCATACGCTGGCGATCAGCTACAGCGGCAAGATCGGCACCCAGGCCACCGGCCTGTTCTCGCTCGACTACGATATGCCGACCGGCCGCCAGCGCGCGCTGTACACGCAGTTTGAAAACTCGGACGCGCGCAGCGTGATCCCGTCGTGGGATGAACCCGACTACAAGGCCACCTTCGCGCTCGACGTGACGGTGCCAAGCACCCAGATGGCGGTCGGCAACATGCCCGTTGCCAGCAGCACGGACCTGGGCAATGGCAAGAAGCGCGTGACGTTTGCAGTCACGCCGCGCATGTCGACCTATCTGCTGTTCTTCGGCCTGGGCGACTTCGAGCGCGCCACGGCCATGGCCGACGGCACCGAAGTGGGCGTGATCACCAAGAAAGGCGCGCTGGCGCAAAGCCGCTTCGCGCTCGACGAGTCGGCCGCCCTGCTGCGCGAATACAACGATTATTTCGGCGTGCGCTACCCGCTGCCGAAGCTGGACAATATCGCCGCGCCGGGCCGCAGCCAGTTCTTCGGCGCCATGGAAAACTGGGGCGCCGTGTTCACCTTCGAATACAGCCTGTTGCTGGACCCGGCCATTTCCACCCAGTCGGACAAGGAAAACATCTACACCACCTTGTCGCACGAAATGGCGCACCAGTGGTTCGGCGACCTGGTCACCATGCGCTGGTGGGACGACCTGTGGCTGAACGAAGGCTTTGCCTCGTGGATGGAAAGCCGCACCACCGAACGCATGCACCCGGAATGGAATACGGCCTTGTCCAGCGTGCGCGTGCGCGAAGGCGCGATGAGCCGCGACGCGCTGGCCACCACGCACCCGGTGGTGCAGCGCATCGCCACCGTCGAACAGGCCAGCCAGGCCTTCGATACCATCACCTATCAAAAAGGCGAGTCGGTGATCCGCATGCTGGAAGCCTATGTGGGCGCCGACACCTGGCGCACGGCCGTGCGCAACTATATGCGCAAGCACGCCTACGGCAATACCGTGTCGAACGACCTGTGGCGCGAAGTCGACGCCGCCGCCGGCAAGCCGGTCAGCGCGATCGCGCACGATTTCACCCTGCAGCCTGGCGTGCCATTGATACGCGTGGGCGAGGCCGTCTGCAAGGCCGGCAATACCAGCGTCACCCTGACGCAAGGCGAATTTACCAAGGACCGCGAACAGAAAAAACCGCTGTCCTGGCGCGTGCCGGTGATCGCGCAAACCGTCGGCAATGCAAAACAGGCAAGAGTGCTGGTACAGAACGGCAAGGCGACATTGAGCGTGCCCGGCTGCGGCCCGCTGCTGGTGAACGCCGGCCAGAGCGGCTACTACCGCACTCTGTATGCGCCGAAACAGGCCGGTGCGCTGGCGGCAAGCTTTGCCCGGCTGCCCGCCATCGACCAGCTGGGCCTGCTGTCGGACAGCCAGTCGCTGGGCCTGGCCGGCCTGCAAAACCCGGCCGACTTCCTGGAGCTGGTGAAAGCCACGCCGTTGGCCGCCGACCCGCAAGTGTGGGGCAAGGTGGCCAGCGCCTTGAATGGCTTGCACGACCAATATGCGGGCGACCAGGCGCGCCAGCGCCGCTTCGATACCTGGGCCATCGCCCGTCTGGCCCCGGTGATGGCGCAGACCGGCTGGCAGGCGCGCGAAGGCGAGGCGGCCACGGTGGCCACCTTGCGCAGCCAGCTGATCGGCACCCTGAGCGACCTGGGCGACCCCGCCGTGATCGCCGAAGCCCGCCGCCGCCATGCCGTGCGCGTCAGCGACCCAGCCGCCATGCCGGCCGCGCTGCGCCGCACCATCCTGGGCGTGGTGGCCCAGCACGCCGACAGCGCCACCTGGGACCAGTTGCACGCCGAAGCGCAGGCCGAGAAAACGCCGCTGATCCGCAACCAGCTGTACGACCTGCTGGCCTCGAGCGACGACACGGCCCTGGCCCAGCGCGCCCTGGCGCTGGCGCTGACGGACGAACCGGGCCTCACCAACAGCCCGGCCATGATCAGCCGCGTGGCGCGTGCCCACCCGGACCTGGCGTTTGACTTTGCGCTGGCCCATATCGACCAGGTGAACCAGCGCATCGACGCCAGCTCGCGCAGCCGCTACTTCCCGCGCCTGGCCGCCGCTTCCGGCGAAGCAGCCATGCTGGGCAAGCTGGACGCCTACGCCAAGGCCCACCTGGCCGCCACCGCGCGCGGCGACGCCGACACCTCGATTGCCGATATCCAGTACCGCATCAAGGTGCGGGCGCAACGGCTGCCGGCGATCGACAAGTGGCTGGCTACGCAGAGTTAAACCCCAGTCATTCAAGGGTTAACAATCAGCAAAAAAAAACCGGCTTCGCACTAAGCGGCAGCCGGTTGAAACGCTTGTTCAGAGCGCAGGGATAAACAGGGGGCAGTGATTCAGGCAATACACCGCGGTACGGTACGTACAACATATTCGTGCCGGTCATTGAGGTGTCCGGCAACCTTGCGCCCGGTGATGTCCGTGCGCCATGTACGTACTATGCCAGTCCTGCCTTTGATCAGGCTTAGGACTTCATTAAGCCCGCCTGATTTTCCACCCCGTTATTATTTCCCTGCTGAATTGGTGCCGATGGTTGAGCTCACCGGCTAAGCTGTTGAGTCATATGGGCATCCTATCGCTCCCGGAGCGTAGTGATCTGCGCCACACATGCTGTGCCAACAAAAAGAGAATAACAGCGCGATATGACGCCAGTATGACGTGCGCCAACTGTGTGCTTTCTGTCCATGCCGCAATCGCTTACCATCAGCACATTATCTTTGCCTGGGAACCACCATGCGCCATCTTGGCCTGCCTTTATTAATGACCTGCTTGCTGCTGGCCGCCTGCACCCCGCTGGCCGTCACGCCACCGGTCCCCGCCAGCCCGGCGGCGGCCAGCGTGCCGCTGGCGCCGCCTGCCAGGGGGGAAAAGCTGTTGACCATCGATACCCAAGCCACCTTGCTGACGATTACCGTACGGCGCGGCGGCGCGCTGGCGCGGCTGGGGCACGATCATGTGGTGGCCAGCCGCACGGTCACGGGCTGGGTGGCGCCGGACTTGAAACAGGCCGACTTCCAGTTCCGGCTCGACGCCATGAGCGTCGATGAAAGCGCGCTGCGTACCAGGGCCGGGCTGGAAACCACGCCATCGGCCGAGGCGATTGCCGGCACGCGCCACAATATGCTGGTGCGCGTGCTGGATGCCGAACGCTATCCGGAGGTCAGGGTGCGGGCGACATTGCAGGCCAGCGGCAACGCCGTCGACGCCGCCATCACCCTGCACGGCGTGACGCGCCAGGTGGTGGTGCCCGTCACGCTGGCGCAGGCGCCCGATGGCAGCCGCTTGCGCGCCAGCGGCGCCCTGGTGCTGAAACAGAGCGACTTCGACATCGTGCCGTTCGCCATCCTCGGTGGCGCCATGGCGGTGCAGGACCCGATGGAGCTGGCTTTCGATATCACCGCCACTGCCCCGGCTAGCGCGCCAGGATCAGCCTCAGCCCCAGCGCAATGAAGATGGTGCCGGCCACGCGGTCCAGCCACAGGCCGGCGCGCGGGCGGCGGTTGAGCCACTTGCCGACGGCGCCAGAAAAGTAGCCGAGCAGGCCGAACAGCACGCAAGCCTGGGCCGTGAAGACCAGGCCAAGCTGCGCTGTTTGCCAGCTGGCATTGCCTTGTGAAGCCACCACGAATTGCGGCAGGAACGACAAAAAGAACAGCACGACTTTCGGATTGATACTGTTGGCGAACAATCCCTTGGCAAACAGGCGCCCCAGCGATTCGTCGGGCAAGGCTGCCGCGCCATCGACTTTGGCGCCGCCGCGGCTGCGAATAGCGCCGATGCCCAGCCACACCAGGTACAGGCCGCCGGCCACTTTCAGCACCGTAAACGCCGTCGGCGAGGCCGCCAGCAGGGCCGACACGCCTATGCTCGCCAGCAGAGTATGGGTGAGGCAGCCCAGCGCACAGCCCAGGCCGAAGGCCATGCCCTGGCGCCGTCCGCGCGACATGCCCACGCCCAGCACCATCAGGTTGTCGGGACCGGGACTGGCCGTGACCAGCATGGCGGCGGCCAGGAAGGCCATCAATTGTTCGGGACTGAGCATGATTTTCGGTTCGCAGGGAAAAACTGCCATGATACAGAAACTGTTGCGGCTGCATCAGCTTTAATGCCTTAAATGCAAGTACTTGCATCCGCCCTGTACTTGTCGATTAGAATGAGAGATCCCAGCCCAGGGCCACCATGCCTAACGATGCCAGCCCTTTCCTTCCCTTTCCACCGCCGTCTTTGCCTGACACGCCGCTGCCTGGTGGCGTGGCTGGCCGTGCTGATGCTGGTCTGCCTGGCCGGCGGCGCGCGCGCGCAAGGGCAGGCGGCAACGGCCAGCATCGCCTTGCCGTTGCAGGGCATTCATCACCTGGGCACGCAAGGAAAACTCTACAGCGCCAGCAATGACGCGGCGCCGCTGGACGCCAGCGCCCTGCCCGCCTGGCTGGCGCGCCAGCGGCCGGCGCTGGAGGTCGACCTGTTCGGCGGCGCCTACTGGCTGCATGCGCGCGTACGCAACGACTCCAGTCAGACAGCCTGGGTGATCGACCCGAACGACACCCTGATCGACACCGTCGACATTCACGTGTATGGCCCCGGCCAGGCAGGCGCGCCCGTCACCCTGCTGTCCGGCTACCAGCGGCCGCACGAATACTTGCTGCACTATGGCAAGAACATCAGCCTGGCGCCGGGCGCCACGTATGACATCCTGATTCACTTTTCCAGTCCCTATTACGCGCGTCCGCCGCTGTTTGCCGTCAAGACCCAGCTGGAATACCGCAAGCTGGTGGGCAGGGAAAACTTCCAGATCATCGCCTCGCTCGGCGCCCTGCTGGCGCTGGGCCTGTTCAATTTCTTCATTTTTTCCCTGACGCGCGAAAAAGCCTCGTTCTATTACGCGCTGTATGTGCTGACCTATGGCCTGGCGTGGGCCATCACCTTCCACGTGTTTTCCGACCTGTTCGACTGGCGCTGGCTGCAGTTCCATTACGTGCCGTTCTTCCTGCTGCCGTTACTGAGCACCCTGTTCTACACGCACTTCCTGCGCCTGCGCGAGCTGGCGCCCCGGCTCCACCGGTGGAGCAGCATCAACCTGGTGCTGCCGCTGCTGCTGATGCCCAGCTGCTTTTTTTATCCGCAGTATGCGCATGCGCTGGCCACCATCGCCATCACCATCTGGATGGTGCTGGCCCTGGTCTGCGGCATCGTCGTGTGGCGCGGCGGCTACCAGCCGGCGCGCTTTTTCGTGCTGGGCTTTGTCGCCCTGATGCTGCCAGGCTTCGTGATCCTGCCGGCCAACCTGGGCCTGATACCGGCCGTGGTCAGCAACGCGCAACTATTGACGCTGCTGGGCGGCACGCTCGACGGCCTGCTGCTGGCGTTTGCGCTGGCCGAACAGATCCGGCTGCTGCGCAACCACCTGGAACAGCGGGTGCAGGAACGCACGCAGGCCCTCACCCATAGCAATGAAGCGCTGCTGGCGGCCAAGACCCAGGCCGAGGTGGTCAGCCGCCACCGCATCGATTTTCTGTCGGCCATGAGCCACGATATCCGCACGCCGCTGGCCGGCGTGATCGGCATGCTGAAATTCGCCCTGCGCGACCAGACCGTGCGCGGGCGCACCCAGGAATACCTGCGCATCGGCCTGCACAACGGCGTATCCTTGCTGACGATATTGAACGACATCCTCGATTTTTCCAAGATCGACGCCGGCAAGCTGACCCTGGAAACGGTGGACTTCGACCTGCTGGCCCTGATCGGCGACGCGGCCGGCATCGTGCAGGGCCAGGCCGACGCCAAGAGCCTGCTGCTGCGGCGCGAACTGGCGCTGGACCTGCCGCGCTATGTGCGGGCCGACCCCACGCGCCTGCGCCAGATCCTGATCAACCTGCTGGGCAACGCCATCAAATTCACCGCCAACGGCGAAGTGCTGCTGGAAGTCCGCTGCAGCAGCACGCCGTCGCACCACAAGGATTGCCACCAGATCGATTTTGTCATCAGCGACACCGGCGCCGGCATCGACGCCGACACCCTGCCCCGCCTGTTCCAGAAATTCGAGCAGGCCGACCACTCCACCACGCGCCGCTACGGCGGCACGGGCCTGGGCCTGGCCATCTGCAAGCAGCTGGTCGAACTGATGAAGGGCAGCATCGGCGTGGAAAGCCGGGTCGGCATCGGCTCGCGCTTTCATTTCACCCTGCCCCTGCCCGCAGGCAGCGCGCCGCTGGCCGACGCACGCCACGTGCCGCGCAATGCGCGCCACGAGTGCCGCCTGCATATCCTGTGCGCGGAAGACGTGCGCACCAACCAGATCATTATCGGCACCCTGCTGGAAGGCATGGGCCACACCGTGACCATCGTCGAAAACGGCGAGGAAGTGCTGCGCGCGCTGGCCGGCAGCGCCTACGACGCGGTACTGATGGACGGGCGCATGCCGCTGATGGATGGCGAACAGGCGGCGCGCCTGATACGCGCCGGCGGCAACCAGGCTTTCCCGATTCCGGACCCGCAGATCCCCATTATCGCGCTGACGGCCAACGCCAGCGAACATGACCGCCAGCGCTACCTGAACGCCGGCATGGACGACTTCCTCAGCAAGCCTGTTGACGAAGCGCTGCTGTTCCAGAAGATCGACGCGCTGATCGACCTGCTGCTGGCGCGCGGCCATGCGCTGCCATCCACCGCGCCCCTGCCGCCGCCTCAAATGCACGAAGATGCGCTGGCACGCCAGTTTGGCCTGGGCAAACCCGTCCGCGAGGAAGCCAGCGCGCCGGCCGCGCTCGACCCGATGACGGCGCCCGTGCACATCCTGCCGCTGGCCGGCCTGTCGGAGCAGCATTTGCA is a window of Janthinobacterium sp. J1-1 DNA encoding:
- a CDS encoding YceI family protein, with the protein product MRHLGLPLLMTCLLLAACTPLAVTPPVPASPAAASVPLAPPARGEKLLTIDTQATLLTITVRRGGALARLGHDHVVASRTVTGWVAPDLKQADFQFRLDAMSVDESALRTRAGLETTPSAEAIAGTRHNMLVRVLDAERYPEVRVRATLQASGNAVDAAITLHGVTRQVVVPVTLAQAPDGSRLRASGALVLKQSDFDIVPFAILGGAMAVQDPMELAFDITATAPASAPGSASAPAQ
- a CDS encoding type IV toxin-antitoxin system AbiEi family antitoxin → MLKKNPVSSDSYPQAVEARACNEMSALLSLIPHVQIGHIDIHPPHDTVDFTIDVRTSGGNDDNWLIGCEVKSIGQPRHAEIAALRLKDWASRMPGNTVTMFIAPYLSPAVRQLCKDRQVAYLDFAGNCLLQFSNVYIERSVAEVPPAVQRELKSIYKPKSARVLHLLLSSIGQKWKVQDLADKSGVSLGQVSNIRKALLERGWASVSNGGMALTEPSALLDEWQTVYEGVKGQTDSYYTTLHGRALEDAIRQTLSHTNDYASSAVLSSFSAAGFIAPYARTGKTYLYADEYGLNSVVEGLGLKLAMNGNVQITVPSDHGPFLNTISPAADIVCTSPVQTYLDLYVSGERGQEAAQHLREAKLLW
- a CDS encoding prolyl oligopeptidase family serine peptidase, translating into MSFYRKFAGSMLLGMAAAGAAHAQAPSTAAASTPPTDPLQWLEEVAGEKPMAWVHQHNAVSTKELEGKPTFPALQARLKTILNSKERIPYVSKEGEYYYNFWRDAQHVRGIWRRTTLAQFQLPEPAWETVIDLDQLSAGENENWVWGGASCLYPKGERCLISLSRGGGDAKVVREYDVAKRAFVADGFTLPEAKSNASWINDDTLFVSTDFGPGSMTSSGYPRIIKEWKRGTPLEQAKTLYEARPDDMSAGAYKDFTPGHEYQFVERQIDFYSGEMFLREGDSLNKVPKPDDATAATMRDQLVINLRSDWKVNGTTYPQGAVLATDFKSFMQGKQEFEVLFAPTATSSLDNMSATKSAILLTTLDKVKNRLTELRHVNGKWQRRVVDAPKLGTLAASPLDAVDSDQYFLTVTDFLTPTTLYLATAGSDQRTKIKSLPAYFDASPYKVEQFESTSKDGTKVPYFVIMNKKTRYDGKNPTVLYGYGGFEVSLKPSYSSITGTAWLSQGGVYVLANIRGGGEFGPRWHQAALKENRQRAYDDFISVAQDLIKRKLTSPRHLGIMGGSNGGLLVGAVLTQRPDLFNAVVSQVPLLDMRRYNKLLAGASWMGEYGDPDVPEQWAYISKYSPYQNVFKDKKYPRVFFTTSTRDDRVHPGHARKMVAKMEEQGHDVLYWENTEGGHAGAANNDQQALMWALTYTFLQGQLK
- a CDS encoding LysE family translocator produces the protein MLSPEQLMAFLAAAMLVTASPGPDNLMVLGVGMSRGRRQGMAFGLGCALGCLTHTLLASIGVSALLAASPTAFTVLKVAGGLYLVWLGIGAIRSRGGAKVDGAAALPDESLGRLFAKGLFANSINPKVVLFFLSFLPQFVVASQGNASWQTAQLGLVFTAQACVLFGLLGYFSGAVGKWLNRRPRAGLWLDRVAGTIFIALGLRLILAR
- a CDS encoding M1 family metallopeptidase; this translates as MHRNLSRNRIAAAVILALASLTSHAAHATAPQASASHALSTTTQLPRGVTPSHYALSLTPDAQAATFTANVVITVDVAAPTNAVTLNALELAFVGATAEGAGGTQQASKIDVDAATQTATLHFAQPLAKGKHTLAISYSGKIGTQATGLFSLDYDMPTGRQRALYTQFENSDARSVIPSWDEPDYKATFALDVTVPSTQMAVGNMPVASSTDLGNGKKRVTFAVTPRMSTYLLFFGLGDFERATAMADGTEVGVITKKGALAQSRFALDESAALLREYNDYFGVRYPLPKLDNIAAPGRSQFFGAMENWGAVFTFEYSLLLDPAISTQSDKENIYTTLSHEMAHQWFGDLVTMRWWDDLWLNEGFASWMESRTTERMHPEWNTALSSVRVREGAMSRDALATTHPVVQRIATVEQASQAFDTITYQKGESVIRMLEAYVGADTWRTAVRNYMRKHAYGNTVSNDLWREVDAAAGKPVSAIAHDFTLQPGVPLIRVGEAVCKAGNTSVTLTQGEFTKDREQKKPLSWRVPVIAQTVGNAKQARVLVQNGKATLSVPGCGPLLVNAGQSGYYRTLYAPKQAGALAASFARLPAIDQLGLLSDSQSLGLAGLQNPADFLELVKATPLAADPQVWGKVASALNGLHDQYAGDQARQRRFDTWAIARLAPVMAQTGWQAREGEAATVATLRSQLIGTLSDLGDPAVIAEARRRHAVRVSDPAAMPAALRRTILGVVAQHADSATWDQLHAEAQAEKTPLIRNQLYDLLASSDDTALAQRALALALTDEPGLTNSPAMISRVARAHPDLAFDFALAHIDQVNQRIDASSRSRYFPRLAAASGEAAMLGKLDAYAKAHLAATARGDADTSIADIQYRIKVRAQRLPAIDKWLATQS
- a CDS encoding glutathione S-transferase family protein, producing the protein MKLYVSPRTPNPRRVTMFIAEKGIAGIAEVSLDLMAGQHRDPGFLEKNPMGRVPALELPDGRVLAETRAICTYLEGLQPEPNLMGEGFEERAFIEMADRRVELHLFLGVANCVRHSHPALAVLENPQFPDFGAAQGAKMRETAQWLDQLLARQPYVAGARFTIADITAFCALEFARGLMKYRPGAEGLEHLQAWRDRIAERPSAQAR